The Helianthus annuus cultivar XRQ/B chromosome 11, HanXRQr2.0-SUNRISE, whole genome shotgun sequence region ACTCTGAGATTGCATATATCTTAATTATCCACACACAAACAGTTAAACGAATAAGGACTTCATGTTTGCCAAATGATCTTGCAAATGCATATTAGTTGTTATTGACATGATCGAAAACTTTGGTGCTGCAGAAACATTATTGCTTTTATCCTTATCTATCAAATAGTAGCCCATCTTACAAACTTTACAATAGGAATTCCAAAGAAGATGCTCTAGATTGAATTCATGAAATTAGATGGACCATGGACGTTGTGGCGTTGTTGAACATTCATTAAATAATTTGTTTGGTGTAGTGCATATGTTTGCGAATTTACAGCATTATCTATTTTCAACACTCGTTGAAGATTTTCATATAATTGGCCAAATGGATTTATGGTCTTACTCTCGTATACTTTGTGTGTAAATCAGGTTTTGCACATGGACAGGAATGATTATTATGGTGGAGAATCAACCTCGCTCAACCTTATTCAGGTTTCGTTTCTTTAAACATTTATCATATATGTAGATCATATATGTATAAACTACAGTTGTATCATATGTGTAGACCGTAATAACTAACACGACCACTTTAAAAACCTACAGCTCTGGAAAAAATTTAGAGGAAGCGATAAGCCTCCAGCTCATTTAGGCTCTAGTAGAGATTACAATGTGGACATGATCCCTAAGGTATCTATCCTGTTTACCTTTTCACTCTCGACTCTATTTTCTTACAGTTATTTATCATCTTCATTTTTGTTCAACATTATATTGTTTTCGTATTGCAAGTTTATAATGGCAAATGGTGCTCTAGTACGTGTCCTCATTCACACGGACGTCACAAAATATCTCTACTTCAAAGCAGTGGATGGCAGCTTTGTCTATAACAAAGGAAAGGTATATTGACTTTTTTTTACCAACTGTTTGACATTTTAAAGTCTCGTACGCTTTTGAACAATTTTAACTCTATAGGTGCACAAAGTTCCTGCTACCGACATGGAGGCTCTCAAGTCTCCTCTCATGGGCATTTTCGAGAAACGTCGTGCTCGCAAGTTCTTCATTTACGTTCAAGACTACGTTGAGAATGATCCCAAAACACACGAGGGGTTGGATCTGACACGCGTGACAACTAAAGAGCTTATTGCGTAAGCTTCTTGTTTAAGATAAACTAGTAAAATTACCCGCACGCGTCGTGGCGCGGGTTCATTTCATATGTCAGGACCATTTTGGTGCAATTTTCAAAAGTTGAGGGGTTGTAAAATAAAGTAATAGTGTAGGTGACCAACGCAAAACGTACTTAAAATAAGCATGAAATCGTATTTTAGTTGAGCTGACTCGTTTCcaaaaaaagtttacgttgaaAAGTaaaccaactcgaatttatacctacacgtacataaaaatacgCACGTTAAAAAAGtagttttttttaagttaacGAACGAAAGGGATAAACTCAAAACTTTAGAAACTCGagggggtcaaaatgatatgttATATAtagcatttaaaaaaaaaaagacaacagCAAGCGGTAAAGTTGGAGCATTAGAAACTGAAGGGTTAGCTTGTAAAACTTGTAAAATTAAGTAGTAGTCTAGGGGTTAAAATTGTCATTTGCAAAAGTTTAGGGTTGTAAAATAAAGAGGTCTAGGGGCTAAAGTTGCCATTTGCAGAAGTTGGAGGAACGGTGGAAAAACCCACCGACATTTCTAAGTAAGTGTTGTATGTGAAATATTATTTTGCACTATCGCTGCATAAGGTTTGTTTAGTTGTATTAAATGTATAAAAGATTTAACATCTTTATCCTAAAACGCCACTGATGATGTTTTATTTTCTCAGTAAATACGGTCTTGATGACAACACGGTGGATTTCATTGGCCATGCCTTAGCTTTGCACAGAGATGACCGTTACTTGAATGAACCCGCTCTGGATACAGTGAAAAGAATGAAGGTGTACACATTTTTTCAATTtcttttagggtaaattactttttgagtccctgtgttttatgggttttaactagttgagtccaaaagcaaaaagtttaacgacctcaGTCCCCATAAGCaatttctttaaccatttgagtccaaatttctaacaccatCCATCAAGTTTGTTAACTACAAGGGCAATTTAGTCATTTACACACAAAGTACAACTCTTATATGCACAAAGTATAAGGAACAAGTGTCTAATGCataaatattttaatattatataaaataaatcttATATATAATGTTATCCACACCTGCACAAAATTTACTCAACCTGTCATCCCTCTCTCTCTCGCTCATCTAGACCCTTACGCCACCACCGTTCACACCACCGTTCACACCactgcaccaccaccatccccaccgcACCTCCACCACTATCACCACCTTCTGTCTGTCAACCACCACTGTCACCGCCTGCATACGAGACCACCACCACTGTCAACGACCGCCTGCATACGAGACCACCATGTCTCCGTCGCCTTTCCCTCTCCACCTATCCAACAAAATTTCAACAAAACCCTAGAAaaagaaaccctaattttttGATTTTCCCCAAATTGTTAACTACAAATGTATGTATGATTAAACATTTATGATCATCCGGTAGGATGTTTTCAGAGGGAGAGGCATTCTCCGGCTGTCGAGGATGGTGGTGCAGAGACGGGGGTTGATTTGGTTTGAAAATATGATCATACAGATTTGGCTTTTAACTCGCTTTGATTATACAGAGACGGGGATGGTGGTGCAGAGACGGGGATGGCtgttgatttgatttgattttgatttggtTTGAACATTTGATTTGGTTTGAACATTTGATTATACAGATTTGGCTTTTAACTCGCTTTGATTATACAGAGACGGGGATGGTGGTGCTGttgatttgattttgatttggCTGTTCATTTGCGATTTGGTTTTTTCAAGGGTTCCGTTTAACTTTGACTTGCTGTTTTGACCGTTTAACCACAAGCTGTGGTGGTGATGCGATGGTGACTGTGGTGGTGACGCGACGGTGGTTGTGTTGGAGGTTTGTGGTTGAGGTGGTGGTTGGTgacggaggtggaggtggtggtgacggtggtggtgtggtggtggaggATGTAGGGGatctagagagagagaaagaaagatgaGAAAGATGAAGACtttaaagagagagaaagagattggTGTGCCTGATGAAGAACAtgtggttttttatttttatttttaattatagggtaatttggtcatttaacaaaatttggtcatttaacaaaacttaacaacaaaattctaactgggttagaaatttggattcaaatggttaaagaaaatgcttatagggactcaggtcgttaaactttttgttttggactcaactagttaaaacacataaaacacagggactcaaaaagtaatttaccctttcttttatttactttattaCTTTAATTAGAATTAACGGATTTTGAAATTTCCTTTCTGCGATAGCTTTATGCTGAGTCACTTGCACGGTTTCAAGGAGGATCACCATACATTTATCCTTTGTATGGACTAGGCGAGCTTCCTCAGGTACAACTTCTAGATACGTTTGTTCCATTTGCCTATGTCATCATGTTGGTTAGAGCATGAAGTGGAGGTTTAATGTATTAATTCCAATATATTTTGTAGGCCTTTGCTCGGCTCAGTGCTGTTTATGGTGGAACTTATATGTTGAATAAACCTGAGTGCAAGGTATTCTATATCATACCGCTCCTCATTTTTTTTCTGAATCGGCCTCtcctatataaatatatatatatatatatatatatatatatatatatatatatatatatatatatatatatatatatatataacgcaCTATGTTCATAACCGATTTTAAATTTACAAAATACTAGGTTGAGTTTGATGAAGAAGGCAAGGTCTGTGGTGTTACTTCAGAGGGCGAAACAGCC contains the following coding sequences:
- the LOC110930558 gene encoding guanosine nucleotide diphosphate dissociation inhibitor 1; its protein translation is MDEEYDVIVLGTGLKECILSGLLSVDGLKVLHMDRNDYYGGESTSLNLIQLWKKFRGSDKPPAHLGSSRDYNVDMIPKFIMANGALVRVLIHTDVTKYLYFKAVDGSFVYNKGKVHKVPATDMEALKSPLMGIFEKRRARKFFIYVQDYVENDPKTHEGLDLTRVTTKELIAKYGLDDNTVDFIGHALALHRDDRYLNEPALDTVKRMKLYAESLARFQGGSPYIYPLYGLGELPQAFARLSAVYGGTYMLNKPECKVEFDEEGKVCGVTSEGETAKCKKVVCDPSYLPNKVRKVGKVARAICIMSHPIPNTNDSHSVQVILPQKQLGRKSDMYLFCCSYSHNVAPKGKFIAFVSTEAETDQPEIELKPGLDLLGPVDEIFYDVYDRYEPVNEPTLDNCFISTSYDATTHFESTVIDVLNMYSMITGKVLDLNVDLSAASAAEE